From a single Amphiprion ocellaris isolate individual 3 ecotype Okinawa chromosome 18, ASM2253959v1, whole genome shotgun sequence genomic region:
- the myocd gene encoding myocardin isoform X6 — MTLLGSEHSILIRSKFRSVLQLRLQQRRTREQLADQGIMPHPAIHGSSLETQMRLKRARLPEDLNEKLALRPGPLELVQKNIIPLDSTVTMKVNHGKFPKQEDSYAFEEDSSSESLSPEQHHSDESQGSACPSSEAVGSTASSSSSPALTSPRQGGTARDPPDQSQDEGLSGANSQTTPPLPVPAIVKSKTSDKNRHKKPKDVKPKVKKLKYHQYIPPDQKAEKSPPPMDSAYARLLQQQQLFLQLQILSQQKHAHTHSQTQQSQQQHAHTPQTQAQVQQRQPAFSYQPHPPAHSHKAASEQLSACSSSGLSSSANSNSSSPVKNPYPNQSNSSPVKPGPLPANLDDLKVSELRQHLRIRGMPVSGTKTALIERLQPFKNSTAGSSPSGSSDITTVTFPVTPTGSLPSYQSPSSSTALSQGGYYPYPSTSSTPPISPASSELSLSGSLPDSFSDVPMSSPTQFVLQPSPAQLSMEDGLGGGGGGGGRGGGGGGGGNLGRGGQKAGEGGGMDGLEAEKDKMLVEKQKVIEELTWKLHQEQRQVEELKMQLHKRKRCYGATQDTAPPSSDSSMHHQQQTPAMIGHFFGVTIKQEPMSMSSSCPLSSPKQLKSPSGSCMEDMGHCNTPMANMGGPGGPQCMDTGPSSSSPSTMSAFLSPQCSPQDSPIGKPSGSPQPSSPNNPYLLSPPLGRDGCSLPHTQGNNRPRNMQMQQKSGSQPINCSYPSDQRSVQGVFPSSTDCGINHSSSTKAESQNMQPKQLTRSQQMDELLDVLIESGGCPGLLIPRFHRHYEHLSSTQLPYDHTTNHIPESHLETLLGSPISRVGEVALLKMATEDRGQEDEERDGEGYVSPHTHHRHLNHPQQDKLLTNRDLMDTPLSPISNKASAVPEVQGIVSMTFSETPWETMEWLDLTPPSSATAFSVAPPSAPSIFNTEFLDVTDINLNSAMDLHLEHW; from the exons TAAACCATGGCAAGTTCCCTAAGCAAGAAGACTCCTATGCTTTTGAGGAGGACAGCAGCAGTGAGAGTCTGTCTCCAGAGCAGCACCACAGTGATGAGTCACAGGGCTCGGCCTGTCCTTCGTCTGAGGCTGTCGGCAGCacggcctcctcctcctcctcacctgccCTCACCAGCCCACGTCAG GGTGGTACAGCCAGAGACCCACCAGATCAAAGCCAGGATGAAGGGCTGTCTGGTGCCAACAGTCAGACGACTCCCCCACTGCCAGTTCCTGCTATTGTCAAG TCCAAGACGTCAGACAAAAATCGACACAAGAAGCCCAAAGATGTGAAGCCCAAAGTGAAGAAGCTCAAGTACCACCAGTACATTCCTCCGGACCAGAAGGCAGAGAAGTCCCCTCCACCCATGGACTCGGCCTACGCTCGACTCCTCCAGCAGCAACAGCTCTTCCTGCAGCTGCAGATCCTCAGCCAGCAGAAACACGCTCATACACATTCACAGACACAACAGTCGCAACAGCAGCACGCACACACTCCACAGACGCAAGCCCAAGTTCAGCAGAGGCAGCCTGCATTCAGCTACCAGCCTCACCCACCGGCCCACAGCCACAA AGCAGCCAGTGAGCAGTTATCGGCTTGTAGTTCCAGTGGTCTGTCGAGCTCAGCCAACAGTAACTCATCCTCTCCAGTGAAGAACCCCTATCCTAACCAAAGCAACAGCTCACCGGTCAAACCTGGGCCCTTGCCAGCTAATCTGGATGACTTAAAA GTTTCAGAGCTCAGACAGCACCTACGTATTCGCGGCATGCCTGTCTCAGGCACTAAAACTGCCCTCATCGAGCGACTCCAACCGTTCAAGAACTCCACTGCAGGATCCTCACCATCAGGATCCTCCGACATCACCACTGTGACCTTCCCTGTCACGCCCACAGGTTCCCTGCCATCCTACCAGTCTCCGTCATCCTCAACCGCTCTGTCGCAGGGAGGGTACTACCCGTACCCCAGTACCTCCTCCACCCCACCAATCTCACCAGCCTCCTCGGAGCTTTCCCTCAGCGGCTCGCTCCCCGACAGCTTCAGCGATGTGCCCATGTCCTCACCAACACAATTTGTCCTGCAGCCATCCCCAGCTCAGCTCAGCATGGAGGATGGCctgggagggggaggaggaggcggaggaagaggaggaggaggaggaggaggtggcaaCCTGGGCAGGGGAGGACAGAAAGCAGGGGAGGGTGGGGGTATGGATGGCCTGGAAGCTGAAAAGGATAAGATGCTGGTGGAAAAGCAAAAGGTGATTGAGGAACTGACATGGAAGCTGCACCAGGAGCAGAGACAG GTTGAAGAGCTGAAGATGCAGCTCCACAAGAGGAAACGCTGCTACGGAGCTACACAGGACACGGCCCCTCCTTCATCTGACTCCTCCAtgcaccaccagcagcagactCCGGCAATGATAGGCCATTTCTTTGGTGTGACAATAAAACAAGAGCCCATGTCCATGTCCTCCAGCTGCCCTCTGTCCTCTCCCAAACAGCTTAAGAGCCCTTCTGGCAGCTGCATGGAGGATATGGGGCACTGCAACACTCCTATGGCCAATATGGGGGGTCCCGGTGGTCCACAATGTATGGACACAGGCCCTTCCTCTAGCAGTCCCTCCACTATGTCTGCCTTCCTCAGCCCACAATGCTCACCACAAGACTCTCCTATTGGAAAACCTTCGGGCAGCCCCCAGCCTTCATCTCCGAACAACCCCTACCTGCTTTCTCCTCCACTGGGAAGAGATGGCTGCAGTCTCCCCCACACCCAGGGCAACAACAGGCCACGCAACATGCAG ATGCAGCAGAAGAGCGGCAGCCAACCAATTAACTGCTCTTATCCTTCAGACCAAAGAAGCGTTCAGGGAGTCTTCCCCAGTTCAACTGATTGTGGCATAAACCACAGTAGTTCTACCAAGGCTGAGAGCCAGAATATGCAACCAAAG CAACTGACCCGAAGTCAGCAGATGGATGAACTTTTGGACGTGCTCATAGAGAGTGGAG GGTGCCCCGGCCTCCTCATCCCGAGGTTCCACCGACACTATGAACACCTGTCCTCCACCCAGCTCCCGTATGACCACACAACCAATCACATCCCAGAGAGCCACCTGGAGACTCTGTTGGGTAGTCCCATCAGCCGGGTAGGGGAGGTCGCTCTTCTTAAAATGGCTACCGAGGACAGGGGCCAGGAAGATGAAGAGAGAGATGGTGAAGGATATGTCAGCCCCCACACCCACCACCGCCACCTCAACCATCCCCAACAGGACAAGCTTCTGACCAACAGAGATTTGATGGACACCCCTCTGTCGCCCATCAGCAACAAGGCATCGGCCGTGCCCGAGGTGCAGGGGATAGTCAGCATGACCTTCAGCGAGACACCGTGGGAGACGATGGAGTGGCTGGACCTGACACCTCCCAGTTCCGCTACCGCCTTCAGTGTTGCTCCGCCCAGTGCGCCCAGCATCTTTAACACAGAGTTCCTGGATGTTACAGACATTAACTTGAACTCTGCTATGGACCTTCACCTGGAGCACTGGTGA
- the myocd gene encoding myocardin isoform X5, which translates to MRLKRARLPEDLNEKLALRPGPLELVQKNIIPLDSTVTMKVNHGKFPKQEDSYAFEEDSSSESLSPEQHHSDESQGSACPSSEAVGSTASSSSSPALTSPRQGGTARDPPDQSQDEGLSGANSQTTPPLPVPAIVKSKTSDKNRHKKPKDVKPKVKKLKYHQYIPPDQKAEKSPPPMDSAYARLLQQQQLFLQLQILSQQKHAHTHSQTQQSQQQHAHTPQTQAQVQQRQPAFSYQPHPPAHSHKAASEQLSACSSSGLSSSANSNSSSPVKNPYPNQSNSSPVKPGPLPANLDDLKVSELRQHLRIRGMPVSGTKTALIERLQPFKNSTAGSSPSGSSDITTVTFPVTPTGSLPSYQSPSSSTALSQGGYYPYPSTSSTPPISPASSELSLSGSLPDSFSDVPMSSPTQFVLQPSPAQLSMEDGLGGGGGGGGRGGGGGGGGNLGRGGQKAGEGGGMDGLEAEKDKMLVEKQKVIEELTWKLHQEQRQVEELKMQLHKRKRCYGATQDTAPPSSDSSMHHQQQTPAMIGHFFGVTIKQEPMSMSSSCPLSSPKQLKSPSGSCMEDMGHCNTPMANMGGPGGPQCMDTGPSSSSPSTMSAFLSPQCSPQDSPIGKPSGSPQPSSPNNPYLLSPPLGRDGCSLPHTQGNNRPRNMQMQQKSGSQPINCSYPSDQRSVQGVFPSSTDCGINHSSSTKAESQNMQPKMSVLPSPRHVAQKSQVSPRAFSSSDSDASDIRQPPCYEDAVKQQLTRSQQMDELLDVLIESGEMPANAREERERSSVTKVVPHITVSPGCPGLLIPRFHRHYEHLSSTQLPYDHTTNHIPESHLETLLGSPISRVGEVALLKMATEDRGQEDEERDGEGYVSPHTHHRHLNHPQQDKLLTNRDLMDTPLSPISNKASAVPEVQGIVSMTFSETPWETMEWLDLTPPSSATAFSVAPPSAPSIFNTEFLDVTDINLNSAMDLHLEHW; encoded by the exons TAAACCATGGCAAGTTCCCTAAGCAAGAAGACTCCTATGCTTTTGAGGAGGACAGCAGCAGTGAGAGTCTGTCTCCAGAGCAGCACCACAGTGATGAGTCACAGGGCTCGGCCTGTCCTTCGTCTGAGGCTGTCGGCAGCacggcctcctcctcctcctcacctgccCTCACCAGCCCACGTCAG GGTGGTACAGCCAGAGACCCACCAGATCAAAGCCAGGATGAAGGGCTGTCTGGTGCCAACAGTCAGACGACTCCCCCACTGCCAGTTCCTGCTATTGTCAAG TCCAAGACGTCAGACAAAAATCGACACAAGAAGCCCAAAGATGTGAAGCCCAAAGTGAAGAAGCTCAAGTACCACCAGTACATTCCTCCGGACCAGAAGGCAGAGAAGTCCCCTCCACCCATGGACTCGGCCTACGCTCGACTCCTCCAGCAGCAACAGCTCTTCCTGCAGCTGCAGATCCTCAGCCAGCAGAAACACGCTCATACACATTCACAGACACAACAGTCGCAACAGCAGCACGCACACACTCCACAGACGCAAGCCCAAGTTCAGCAGAGGCAGCCTGCATTCAGCTACCAGCCTCACCCACCGGCCCACAGCCACAA AGCAGCCAGTGAGCAGTTATCGGCTTGTAGTTCCAGTGGTCTGTCGAGCTCAGCCAACAGTAACTCATCCTCTCCAGTGAAGAACCCCTATCCTAACCAAAGCAACAGCTCACCGGTCAAACCTGGGCCCTTGCCAGCTAATCTGGATGACTTAAAA GTTTCAGAGCTCAGACAGCACCTACGTATTCGCGGCATGCCTGTCTCAGGCACTAAAACTGCCCTCATCGAGCGACTCCAACCGTTCAAGAACTCCACTGCAGGATCCTCACCATCAGGATCCTCCGACATCACCACTGTGACCTTCCCTGTCACGCCCACAGGTTCCCTGCCATCCTACCAGTCTCCGTCATCCTCAACCGCTCTGTCGCAGGGAGGGTACTACCCGTACCCCAGTACCTCCTCCACCCCACCAATCTCACCAGCCTCCTCGGAGCTTTCCCTCAGCGGCTCGCTCCCCGACAGCTTCAGCGATGTGCCCATGTCCTCACCAACACAATTTGTCCTGCAGCCATCCCCAGCTCAGCTCAGCATGGAGGATGGCctgggagggggaggaggaggcggaggaagaggaggaggaggaggaggaggtggcaaCCTGGGCAGGGGAGGACAGAAAGCAGGGGAGGGTGGGGGTATGGATGGCCTGGAAGCTGAAAAGGATAAGATGCTGGTGGAAAAGCAAAAGGTGATTGAGGAACTGACATGGAAGCTGCACCAGGAGCAGAGACAG GTTGAAGAGCTGAAGATGCAGCTCCACAAGAGGAAACGCTGCTACGGAGCTACACAGGACACGGCCCCTCCTTCATCTGACTCCTCCAtgcaccaccagcagcagactCCGGCAATGATAGGCCATTTCTTTGGTGTGACAATAAAACAAGAGCCCATGTCCATGTCCTCCAGCTGCCCTCTGTCCTCTCCCAAACAGCTTAAGAGCCCTTCTGGCAGCTGCATGGAGGATATGGGGCACTGCAACACTCCTATGGCCAATATGGGGGGTCCCGGTGGTCCACAATGTATGGACACAGGCCCTTCCTCTAGCAGTCCCTCCACTATGTCTGCCTTCCTCAGCCCACAATGCTCACCACAAGACTCTCCTATTGGAAAACCTTCGGGCAGCCCCCAGCCTTCATCTCCGAACAACCCCTACCTGCTTTCTCCTCCACTGGGAAGAGATGGCTGCAGTCTCCCCCACACCCAGGGCAACAACAGGCCACGCAACATGCAG ATGCAGCAGAAGAGCGGCAGCCAACCAATTAACTGCTCTTATCCTTCAGACCAAAGAAGCGTTCAGGGAGTCTTCCCCAGTTCAACTGATTGTGGCATAAACCACAGTAGTTCTACCAAGGCTGAGAGCCAGAATATGCAACCAAAG ATGTCAGTTTTACCATCTCCTCGGCATGTTGCCCAAAAGAGCCAAGTCTCTCCCCGTGCCTTCAGTAGCTCAGATTCAGATGCATCTGACATAAGACAGCCCCCATGCTATGAGGATGCAGTCAAGCAG CAACTGACCCGAAGTCAGCAGATGGATGAACTTTTGGACGTGCTCATAGAGAGTGGAG AGATGCCAGCTAACGCcagagaagagagggagaggtctTCTGTAACCAAAGTTGTGCCTCACATTACTGTGTCTCCAGGGTGCCCCGGCCTCCTCATCCCGAGGTTCCACCGACACTATGAACACCTGTCCTCCACCCAGCTCCCGTATGACCACACAACCAATCACATCCCAGAGAGCCACCTGGAGACTCTGTTGGGTAGTCCCATCAGCCGGGTAGGGGAGGTCGCTCTTCTTAAAATGGCTACCGAGGACAGGGGCCAGGAAGATGAAGAGAGAGATGGTGAAGGATATGTCAGCCCCCACACCCACCACCGCCACCTCAACCATCCCCAACAGGACAAGCTTCTGACCAACAGAGATTTGATGGACACCCCTCTGTCGCCCATCAGCAACAAGGCATCGGCCGTGCCCGAGGTGCAGGGGATAGTCAGCATGACCTTCAGCGAGACACCGTGGGAGACGATGGAGTGGCTGGACCTGACACCTCCCAGTTCCGCTACCGCCTTCAGTGTTGCTCCGCCCAGTGCGCCCAGCATCTTTAACACAGAGTTCCTGGATGTTACAGACATTAACTTGAACTCTGCTATGGACCTTCACCTGGAGCACTGGTGA
- the myocd gene encoding myocardin isoform X4: MTLLGSEHSILIRSKFRSVLQLRLQQRRTREQLADQGIMPLNHGKFPKQEDSYAFEEDSSSESLSPEQHHSDESQGSACPSSEAVGSTASSSSSPALTSPRQGGTARDPPDQSQDEGLSGANSQTTPPLPVPAIVKSKTSDKNRHKKPKDVKPKVKKLKYHQYIPPDQKAEKSPPPMDSAYARLLQQQQLFLQLQILSQQKHAHTHSQTQQSQQQHAHTPQTQAQVQQRQPAFSYQPHPPAHSHKAASEQLSACSSSGLSSSANSNSSSPVKNPYPNQSNSSPVKPGPLPANLDDLKVSELRQHLRIRGMPVSGTKTALIERLQPFKNSTAGSSPSGSSDITTVTFPVTPTGSLPSYQSPSSSTALSQGGYYPYPSTSSTPPISPASSELSLSGSLPDSFSDVPMSSPTQFVLQPSPAQLSMEDGLGGGGGGGGRGGGGGGGGNLGRGGQKAGEGGGMDGLEAEKDKMLVEKQKVIEELTWKLHQEQRQVEELKMQLHKRKRCYGATQDTAPPSSDSSMHHQQQTPAMIGHFFGVTIKQEPMSMSSSCPLSSPKQLKSPSGSCMEDMGHCNTPMANMGGPGGPQCMDTGPSSSSPSTMSAFLSPQCSPQDSPIGKPSGSPQPSSPNNPYLLSPPLGRDGCSLPHTQGNNRPRNMQMQQKSGSQPINCSYPSDQRSVQGVFPSSTDCGINHSSSTKAESQNMQPKMSVLPSPRHVAQKSQVSPRAFSSSDSDASDIRQPPCYEDAVKQQLTRSQQMDELLDVLIESGEMPANAREERERSSVTKVVPHITVSPGCPGLLIPRFHRHYEHLSSTQLPYDHTTNHIPESHLETLLGSPISRVGEVALLKMATEDRGQEDEERDGEGYVSPHTHHRHLNHPQQDKLLTNRDLMDTPLSPISNKASAVPEVQGIVSMTFSETPWETMEWLDLTPPSSATAFSVAPPSAPSIFNTEFLDVTDINLNSAMDLHLEHW; this comes from the exons TAAACCATGGCAAGTTCCCTAAGCAAGAAGACTCCTATGCTTTTGAGGAGGACAGCAGCAGTGAGAGTCTGTCTCCAGAGCAGCACCACAGTGATGAGTCACAGGGCTCGGCCTGTCCTTCGTCTGAGGCTGTCGGCAGCacggcctcctcctcctcctcacctgccCTCACCAGCCCACGTCAG GGTGGTACAGCCAGAGACCCACCAGATCAAAGCCAGGATGAAGGGCTGTCTGGTGCCAACAGTCAGACGACTCCCCCACTGCCAGTTCCTGCTATTGTCAAG TCCAAGACGTCAGACAAAAATCGACACAAGAAGCCCAAAGATGTGAAGCCCAAAGTGAAGAAGCTCAAGTACCACCAGTACATTCCTCCGGACCAGAAGGCAGAGAAGTCCCCTCCACCCATGGACTCGGCCTACGCTCGACTCCTCCAGCAGCAACAGCTCTTCCTGCAGCTGCAGATCCTCAGCCAGCAGAAACACGCTCATACACATTCACAGACACAACAGTCGCAACAGCAGCACGCACACACTCCACAGACGCAAGCCCAAGTTCAGCAGAGGCAGCCTGCATTCAGCTACCAGCCTCACCCACCGGCCCACAGCCACAA AGCAGCCAGTGAGCAGTTATCGGCTTGTAGTTCCAGTGGTCTGTCGAGCTCAGCCAACAGTAACTCATCCTCTCCAGTGAAGAACCCCTATCCTAACCAAAGCAACAGCTCACCGGTCAAACCTGGGCCCTTGCCAGCTAATCTGGATGACTTAAAA GTTTCAGAGCTCAGACAGCACCTACGTATTCGCGGCATGCCTGTCTCAGGCACTAAAACTGCCCTCATCGAGCGACTCCAACCGTTCAAGAACTCCACTGCAGGATCCTCACCATCAGGATCCTCCGACATCACCACTGTGACCTTCCCTGTCACGCCCACAGGTTCCCTGCCATCCTACCAGTCTCCGTCATCCTCAACCGCTCTGTCGCAGGGAGGGTACTACCCGTACCCCAGTACCTCCTCCACCCCACCAATCTCACCAGCCTCCTCGGAGCTTTCCCTCAGCGGCTCGCTCCCCGACAGCTTCAGCGATGTGCCCATGTCCTCACCAACACAATTTGTCCTGCAGCCATCCCCAGCTCAGCTCAGCATGGAGGATGGCctgggagggggaggaggaggcggaggaagaggaggaggaggaggaggaggtggcaaCCTGGGCAGGGGAGGACAGAAAGCAGGGGAGGGTGGGGGTATGGATGGCCTGGAAGCTGAAAAGGATAAGATGCTGGTGGAAAAGCAAAAGGTGATTGAGGAACTGACATGGAAGCTGCACCAGGAGCAGAGACAG GTTGAAGAGCTGAAGATGCAGCTCCACAAGAGGAAACGCTGCTACGGAGCTACACAGGACACGGCCCCTCCTTCATCTGACTCCTCCAtgcaccaccagcagcagactCCGGCAATGATAGGCCATTTCTTTGGTGTGACAATAAAACAAGAGCCCATGTCCATGTCCTCCAGCTGCCCTCTGTCCTCTCCCAAACAGCTTAAGAGCCCTTCTGGCAGCTGCATGGAGGATATGGGGCACTGCAACACTCCTATGGCCAATATGGGGGGTCCCGGTGGTCCACAATGTATGGACACAGGCCCTTCCTCTAGCAGTCCCTCCACTATGTCTGCCTTCCTCAGCCCACAATGCTCACCACAAGACTCTCCTATTGGAAAACCTTCGGGCAGCCCCCAGCCTTCATCTCCGAACAACCCCTACCTGCTTTCTCCTCCACTGGGAAGAGATGGCTGCAGTCTCCCCCACACCCAGGGCAACAACAGGCCACGCAACATGCAG ATGCAGCAGAAGAGCGGCAGCCAACCAATTAACTGCTCTTATCCTTCAGACCAAAGAAGCGTTCAGGGAGTCTTCCCCAGTTCAACTGATTGTGGCATAAACCACAGTAGTTCTACCAAGGCTGAGAGCCAGAATATGCAACCAAAG ATGTCAGTTTTACCATCTCCTCGGCATGTTGCCCAAAAGAGCCAAGTCTCTCCCCGTGCCTTCAGTAGCTCAGATTCAGATGCATCTGACATAAGACAGCCCCCATGCTATGAGGATGCAGTCAAGCAG CAACTGACCCGAAGTCAGCAGATGGATGAACTTTTGGACGTGCTCATAGAGAGTGGAG AGATGCCAGCTAACGCcagagaagagagggagaggtctTCTGTAACCAAAGTTGTGCCTCACATTACTGTGTCTCCAGGGTGCCCCGGCCTCCTCATCCCGAGGTTCCACCGACACTATGAACACCTGTCCTCCACCCAGCTCCCGTATGACCACACAACCAATCACATCCCAGAGAGCCACCTGGAGACTCTGTTGGGTAGTCCCATCAGCCGGGTAGGGGAGGTCGCTCTTCTTAAAATGGCTACCGAGGACAGGGGCCAGGAAGATGAAGAGAGAGATGGTGAAGGATATGTCAGCCCCCACACCCACCACCGCCACCTCAACCATCCCCAACAGGACAAGCTTCTGACCAACAGAGATTTGATGGACACCCCTCTGTCGCCCATCAGCAACAAGGCATCGGCCGTGCCCGAGGTGCAGGGGATAGTCAGCATGACCTTCAGCGAGACACCGTGGGAGACGATGGAGTGGCTGGACCTGACACCTCCCAGTTCCGCTACCGCCTTCAGTGTTGCTCCGCCCAGTGCGCCCAGCATCTTTAACACAGAGTTCCTGGATGTTACAGACATTAACTTGAACTCTGCTATGGACCTTCACCTGGAGCACTGGTGA
- the myocd gene encoding myocardin isoform X3: MTLLGSEHSILIRSKFRSVLQLRLQQRRTREQLADQGIMPHPAIHGSSLETQMRLKRARLPEDLNEKLALRPGPLELVQKNIIPLDSTVTMKVNHGKFPKQEDSYAFEEDSSSESLSPEQHHSDESQGSACPSSEAVGSTASSSSSPALTSPRQGGTARDPPDQSQDEGLSGANSQTTPPLPVPAIVKSKTSDKNRHKKPKDVKPKVKKLKYHQYIPPDQKAEKSPPPMDSAYARLLQQQQLFLQLQILSQQKHAHTHSQTQQSQQQHAHTPQTQAQVQQRQPAFSYQPHPPAHSHKAASEQLSACSSSGLSSSANSNSSSPVKNPYPNQSNSSPVKPGPLPANLDDLKVSELRQHLRIRGMPVSGTKTALIERLQPFKNSTAGSSPSGSSDITTVTFPVTPTGSLPSYQSPSSSTALSQGGYYPYPSTSSTPPISPASSELSLSGSLPDSFSDVPMSSPTQFVLQPSPAQLSMEDGLGGGGGGGGRGGGGGGGGNLGRGGQKAGEGGGMDGLEAEKDKMLVEKQKVIEELTWKLHQEQRQVEELKMQLHKRKRCYGATQDTAPPSSDSSMHHQQQTPAMIGHFFGVTIKQEPMSMSSSCPLSSPKQLKSPSGSCMEDMGHCNTPMANMGGPGGPQCMDTGPSSSSPSTMSAFLSPQCSPQDSPIGKPSGSPQPSSPNNPYLLSPPLGRDGCSLPHTQGNNRPRNMQMQQKSGSQPINCSYPSDQRSVQGVFPSSTDCGINHSSSTKAESQNMQPKQLTRSQQMDELLDVLIESGEMPANAREERERSSVTKVVPHITVSPGCPGLLIPRFHRHYEHLSSTQLPYDHTTNHIPESHLETLLGSPISRVGEVALLKMATEDRGQEDEERDGEGYVSPHTHHRHLNHPQQDKLLTNRDLMDTPLSPISNKASAVPEVQGIVSMTFSETPWETMEWLDLTPPSSATAFSVAPPSAPSIFNTEFLDVTDINLNSAMDLHLEHW; the protein is encoded by the exons TAAACCATGGCAAGTTCCCTAAGCAAGAAGACTCCTATGCTTTTGAGGAGGACAGCAGCAGTGAGAGTCTGTCTCCAGAGCAGCACCACAGTGATGAGTCACAGGGCTCGGCCTGTCCTTCGTCTGAGGCTGTCGGCAGCacggcctcctcctcctcctcacctgccCTCACCAGCCCACGTCAG GGTGGTACAGCCAGAGACCCACCAGATCAAAGCCAGGATGAAGGGCTGTCTGGTGCCAACAGTCAGACGACTCCCCCACTGCCAGTTCCTGCTATTGTCAAG TCCAAGACGTCAGACAAAAATCGACACAAGAAGCCCAAAGATGTGAAGCCCAAAGTGAAGAAGCTCAAGTACCACCAGTACATTCCTCCGGACCAGAAGGCAGAGAAGTCCCCTCCACCCATGGACTCGGCCTACGCTCGACTCCTCCAGCAGCAACAGCTCTTCCTGCAGCTGCAGATCCTCAGCCAGCAGAAACACGCTCATACACATTCACAGACACAACAGTCGCAACAGCAGCACGCACACACTCCACAGACGCAAGCCCAAGTTCAGCAGAGGCAGCCTGCATTCAGCTACCAGCCTCACCCACCGGCCCACAGCCACAA AGCAGCCAGTGAGCAGTTATCGGCTTGTAGTTCCAGTGGTCTGTCGAGCTCAGCCAACAGTAACTCATCCTCTCCAGTGAAGAACCCCTATCCTAACCAAAGCAACAGCTCACCGGTCAAACCTGGGCCCTTGCCAGCTAATCTGGATGACTTAAAA GTTTCAGAGCTCAGACAGCACCTACGTATTCGCGGCATGCCTGTCTCAGGCACTAAAACTGCCCTCATCGAGCGACTCCAACCGTTCAAGAACTCCACTGCAGGATCCTCACCATCAGGATCCTCCGACATCACCACTGTGACCTTCCCTGTCACGCCCACAGGTTCCCTGCCATCCTACCAGTCTCCGTCATCCTCAACCGCTCTGTCGCAGGGAGGGTACTACCCGTACCCCAGTACCTCCTCCACCCCACCAATCTCACCAGCCTCCTCGGAGCTTTCCCTCAGCGGCTCGCTCCCCGACAGCTTCAGCGATGTGCCCATGTCCTCACCAACACAATTTGTCCTGCAGCCATCCCCAGCTCAGCTCAGCATGGAGGATGGCctgggagggggaggaggaggcggaggaagaggaggaggaggaggaggaggtggcaaCCTGGGCAGGGGAGGACAGAAAGCAGGGGAGGGTGGGGGTATGGATGGCCTGGAAGCTGAAAAGGATAAGATGCTGGTGGAAAAGCAAAAGGTGATTGAGGAACTGACATGGAAGCTGCACCAGGAGCAGAGACAG GTTGAAGAGCTGAAGATGCAGCTCCACAAGAGGAAACGCTGCTACGGAGCTACACAGGACACGGCCCCTCCTTCATCTGACTCCTCCAtgcaccaccagcagcagactCCGGCAATGATAGGCCATTTCTTTGGTGTGACAATAAAACAAGAGCCCATGTCCATGTCCTCCAGCTGCCCTCTGTCCTCTCCCAAACAGCTTAAGAGCCCTTCTGGCAGCTGCATGGAGGATATGGGGCACTGCAACACTCCTATGGCCAATATGGGGGGTCCCGGTGGTCCACAATGTATGGACACAGGCCCTTCCTCTAGCAGTCCCTCCACTATGTCTGCCTTCCTCAGCCCACAATGCTCACCACAAGACTCTCCTATTGGAAAACCTTCGGGCAGCCCCCAGCCTTCATCTCCGAACAACCCCTACCTGCTTTCTCCTCCACTGGGAAGAGATGGCTGCAGTCTCCCCCACACCCAGGGCAACAACAGGCCACGCAACATGCAG ATGCAGCAGAAGAGCGGCAGCCAACCAATTAACTGCTCTTATCCTTCAGACCAAAGAAGCGTTCAGGGAGTCTTCCCCAGTTCAACTGATTGTGGCATAAACCACAGTAGTTCTACCAAGGCTGAGAGCCAGAATATGCAACCAAAG CAACTGACCCGAAGTCAGCAGATGGATGAACTTTTGGACGTGCTCATAGAGAGTGGAG AGATGCCAGCTAACGCcagagaagagagggagaggtctTCTGTAACCAAAGTTGTGCCTCACATTACTGTGTCTCCAGGGTGCCCCGGCCTCCTCATCCCGAGGTTCCACCGACACTATGAACACCTGTCCTCCACCCAGCTCCCGTATGACCACACAACCAATCACATCCCAGAGAGCCACCTGGAGACTCTGTTGGGTAGTCCCATCAGCCGGGTAGGGGAGGTCGCTCTTCTTAAAATGGCTACCGAGGACAGGGGCCAGGAAGATGAAGAGAGAGATGGTGAAGGATATGTCAGCCCCCACACCCACCACCGCCACCTCAACCATCCCCAACAGGACAAGCTTCTGACCAACAGAGATTTGATGGACACCCCTCTGTCGCCCATCAGCAACAAGGCATCGGCCGTGCCCGAGGTGCAGGGGATAGTCAGCATGACCTTCAGCGAGACACCGTGGGAGACGATGGAGTGGCTGGACCTGACACCTCCCAGTTCCGCTACCGCCTTCAGTGTTGCTCCGCCCAGTGCGCCCAGCATCTTTAACACAGAGTTCCTGGATGTTACAGACATTAACTTGAACTCTGCTATGGACCTTCACCTGGAGCACTGGTGA